The Flaviramulus sp. BrNp1-15 genome has a window encoding:
- a CDS encoding cupin domain-containing protein codes for MKPKKHTIQNNPFVVPTTDGKIIKEHFGLASNGNSKISIAHMKAPAGWSEPFQTPEFDEYTFIIKGKKQFIIEGETIVLEAGQSIKIEKNTRVQYSNPFTEVCEYIAICTPAFSMDLVNREA; via the coding sequence ATGAAGCCTAAAAAACATACGATACAAAACAATCCTTTTGTTGTACCAACAACAGATGGAAAAATTATAAAAGAACACTTTGGTTTAGCTTCAAATGGTAATTCTAAAATAAGTATTGCACACATGAAAGCGCCTGCAGGTTGGAGTGAACCTTTTCAAACCCCAGAATTTGACGAATACACGTTTATTATAAAAGGTAAAAAGCAGTTTATTATTGAAGGTGAAACCATTGTTTTAGAAGCAGGTCAGTCAATCAAAATTGAAAAAAACACCCGAGTACAATATTCCAATCCGTTTACCGAAGTATGTGAATATATAGCTATTTGCACACCAGCTTTTTCTATGGATTTAGTAAATAGAGAAGCTTAA
- the rluF gene encoding 23S rRNA pseudouridine(2604) synthase RluF, with translation MAEALKRINKFLSEVGYCSRREADKLIDAGRVTINGVVPEMGTKIAPTDVVAVDGKEIKNTKESFVYLAFNKPVGIVCTTDTSVEKDNIIDFINYPKRIFPIGRLDKPSEGLILLTDDGDIVNKILRASNNHEKEYIVTVDKPISQTFINRMSGGIPLEELKQTTKKCKVEKLGTYKFKIILTQGLNRQIRRMCDYLNYEVQTLKRVRIMNIKLDVPVGEYREFTKEEFEDLNKLLKNSSKNHINTNKSKR, from the coding sequence ATGGCAGAAGCATTAAAACGTATTAATAAATTTTTAAGTGAAGTTGGATATTGCTCTCGCAGAGAAGCAGATAAACTTATTGATGCTGGAAGAGTGACCATAAATGGCGTTGTTCCAGAAATGGGAACTAAAATAGCACCTACAGATGTTGTTGCCGTTGATGGTAAAGAAATAAAAAATACAAAAGAATCTTTTGTTTATTTAGCCTTTAATAAACCTGTTGGTATTGTTTGTACCACAGACACTTCAGTAGAAAAAGACAATATTATTGATTTTATTAATTACCCGAAACGCATATTCCCAATAGGAAGATTAGATAAACCTAGTGAGGGATTAATACTTTTAACAGATGATGGCGATATTGTAAATAAAATTCTTCGTGCTAGCAACAATCATGAAAAGGAATACATTGTGACTGTAGACAAACCTATTTCGCAAACTTTTATAAATCGTATGTCTGGAGGTATTCCTCTTGAGGAATTAAAACAAACCACAAAAAAGTGTAAGGTAGAAAAACTAGGTACATACAAATTCAAGATAATACTAACTCAAGGGTTAAATAGACAGATTAGACGTATGTGTGATTATCTAAACTACGAAGTACAAACCCTAAAACGAGTTAGAATTATGAATATAAAGCTTGATGTACCTGTTGGCGAATACCGCGAATTCACTAAAGAGGAATTTGAAGATTTGAATAAACTTTTAAAAAATTCGTCAAAAAATCACATAAACACGAATAAGTCAAAACGTTAA
- the ffh gene encoding signal recognition particle protein, with amino-acid sequence MFNNLSDKLDKALHVLKGHGSITEVNVAETLKEVRRALLDADVNFKIAKQFTNTVKEKALGQNVLTTLQPGQLMVKIVKDELTELMGGDAEGINLSGNPSVILMSGLQGSGKTTFSGKLANYLKTKKTKKPLLVACDVYRPAAIDQLHVVGEQIGVEVFSDRGNNDPVAISQAAIAHAKANGFNVVIIDTAGRLAVDEVMMTEISNIHKAIQPQETLFVVDSMTGQDAVNTAKAFNDVLNFDGVILTKLDGDTRGGAAISIKSVVNKPIKFIGTGEKMEAIDVFYPSRMADRILGMGDVVSLVERAQEQFDEEEARKLQKKIAKNQFGFDDFLKQIQQIKKMGNMKDLMGMIPGAGKMLKDVDIDDDAFKGIEAIIHSMTPKERTNPSVLNASRKKRVAKGSGTSVQEVNQLLKQFNQMSKMMKMMQGGGGKKMMQMMKNMR; translated from the coding sequence ATGTTTAATAATTTAAGCGATAAACTAGATAAAGCCTTACACGTACTAAAAGGACACGGAAGTATTACCGAAGTAAATGTAGCAGAAACATTAAAAGAAGTACGTAGAGCATTACTAGATGCCGATGTTAACTTTAAAATAGCAAAACAGTTTACAAATACCGTTAAAGAAAAAGCACTTGGTCAAAACGTATTAACTACGTTACAACCGGGGCAATTAATGGTTAAAATTGTAAAAGATGAGTTAACCGAACTTATGGGTGGAGATGCCGAAGGTATAAATCTTTCAGGAAACCCAAGCGTTATTTTAATGTCGGGTTTACAAGGTTCTGGTAAAACCACTTTTTCTGGTAAACTTGCTAATTATCTTAAAACTAAAAAAACAAAAAAACCTTTATTAGTAGCTTGTGATGTTTATCGTCCTGCTGCGATAGATCAATTACACGTTGTTGGAGAGCAAATAGGTGTTGAGGTTTTTAGCGATAGAGGAAATAACGATCCTGTTGCTATATCTCAAGCTGCTATTGCACACGCTAAAGCAAACGGTTTTAATGTTGTAATTATAGATACTGCTGGTCGTTTAGCTGTTGATGAGGTGATGATGACCGAAATCTCAAACATTCATAAAGCTATTCAACCACAAGAGACTTTATTTGTGGTAGATTCTATGACAGGGCAAGATGCTGTTAATACAGCAAAAGCCTTTAATGATGTATTGAATTTTGATGGTGTTATACTAACAAAACTGGATGGTGATACTCGTGGAGGTGCTGCAATTTCTATTAAATCTGTTGTAAATAAGCCTATTAAGTTTATTGGTACAGGCGAAAAAATGGAAGCTATAGATGTGTTCTATCCTTCACGTATGGCAGACCGTATTTTGGGTATGGGTGATGTTGTATCGTTAGTAGAAAGAGCACAAGAACAGTTTGACGAAGAAGAAGCACGTAAACTTCAAAAGAAAATAGCAAAAAACCAATTTGGGTTTGATGATTTCTTGAAGCAGATTCAGCAAATCAAGAAAATGGGGAACATGAAAGACCTTATGGGTATGATTCCTGGCGCTGGAAAAATGTTAAAAGATGTTGATATTGATGACGATGCTTTTAAAGGAATTGAGGCCATTATCCATTCCATGACACCTAAAGAACGAACAAATCCATCAGTTCTTAATGCAAGTAGAAAAAAGAGAGTAGCAAAAGGTTCAGGTACTTCAGTTCAAGAGGTTAATCAATTATTAAAGCAATTTAACCAAATGAGCAAAATGATGAAGATGATGCAAGGTGGTGGCGGTAAAAAGATGATGCAAATGATGAAAAATATGCGTTAG
- a CDS encoding TIGR02206 family membrane protein, with product MSYLIYNAIFLLNRVTIGSLQHIVPIVFAIIFTVFFFRFSKRKLIESQQQKVIHYFALFVSLTLVIFHFYKASSGNYNLKSDLPLYLCSFLGLIIPIFTYYRKYWMYEILLFWIIAGTTQAVLTPDISSDYPSFNYFRYWIVHLGIIIIILYATIVFKMKPTIKSVFKSFFALQLYVLFMVAVNYALEANYFYLNEKPKSASLLDYFGEWPFYILTTQLIVIPYFLLIYLPFYLVKTNRNTK from the coding sequence ATGAGTTATTTAATTTATAACGCAATTTTTTTATTAAATAGAGTTACCATTGGAAGTCTTCAACATATTGTTCCAATTGTTTTTGCTATTATATTTACAGTGTTTTTTTTCAGGTTTTCTAAACGGAAACTAATAGAAAGTCAACAACAAAAAGTGATTCACTATTTTGCTTTATTTGTATCATTAACACTGGTAATATTTCATTTTTATAAAGCGAGTTCTGGAAATTATAATTTAAAAAGTGATTTACCTTTATACCTCTGTAGTTTCCTAGGATTAATAATTCCAATTTTTACATACTATAGAAAATATTGGATGTATGAAATTTTATTGTTTTGGATTATTGCAGGAACTACACAAGCAGTTTTAACTCCAGACATCTCAAGTGACTATCCTTCTTTCAATTATTTTAGATATTGGATTGTTCATTTGGGTATAATTATAATTATTCTCTACGCTACGATTGTTTTTAAAATGAAACCAACTATAAAAAGTGTTTTTAAATCTTTTTTTGCATTACAATTGTATGTGCTTTTTATGGTCGCGGTAAATTACGCGTTAGAAGCTAATTATTTTTACTTAAATGAAAAACCCAAATCAGCCTCTTTATTAGATTATTTTGGTGAATGGCCTTTTTACATTTTAACTACACAATTAATAGTTATCCCGTATTTTTTATTGATTTACTTACCTTTTTATTTAGTTAAAACAAACAGAAACACGAAGTGA
- a CDS encoding alpha/beta hydrolase encodes MNQNLLKSIGFSFNLVSFISPKLAAKLAILLFSKPQKGKLKGIDSDFLKSANKEVVKYNDIAIMSYHWKGKKDTILLAHGWESNSYRWKALIEILIKLDYNIVTLDAPAHGNTTGKLFNAILYSECISIVAKKINANIIIGHSVGGMATVFFQHKYQLQSVKKIVLLGAPSNFTGVFNRYSKMMGYNKKIVTAMNQKVLKEFNHLPEYFSSANFSKDIKANVLIIHDKNDKIIPYNDALDFENHHTNSKLITTKGYGHGLKSDVVYNHILDFLKT; translated from the coding sequence ATGAACCAAAACCTATTAAAAAGCATTGGTTTTTCATTTAACCTTGTAAGCTTTATTTCGCCAAAATTAGCTGCTAAACTTGCCATATTATTATTCTCAAAACCTCAAAAAGGCAAATTAAAAGGCATTGATTCTGATTTTTTAAAATCTGCTAATAAAGAAGTAGTAAAGTATAATGATATTGCTATAATGTCTTACCATTGGAAAGGTAAAAAAGATACCATTTTATTGGCTCATGGTTGGGAAAGTAACTCTTACAGGTGGAAAGCTTTAATAGAGATTTTAATTAAATTAGATTATAATATTGTAACACTAGACGCACCTGCACATGGTAACACTACAGGAAAGTTATTTAATGCGATACTTTACTCAGAATGTATTAGTATTGTAGCAAAAAAAATTAACGCTAATATTATTATTGGACATTCGGTTGGAGGTATGGCTACCGTTTTTTTTCAACATAAATACCAATTACAATCTGTTAAAAAAATTGTGTTATTAGGAGCACCATCAAATTTTACGGGGGTTTTTAATAGGTACTCGAAAATGATGGGATACAATAAAAAAATTGTAACTGCTATGAACCAAAAAGTATTAAAAGAGTTCAATCATTTACCTGAATATTTTTCTTCAGCTAATTTTTCAAAAGATATAAAAGCAAACGTTTTAATTATACATGATAAGAATGACAAAATCATTCCATATAATGATGCTCTTGATTTTGAAAATCATCATACAAATTCTAAGTTAATTACAACTAAAGGTTATGGACACGGATTAAAATCTGATGTTGTTTACAATCATATTTTAGACTTCTTAAAGACATAA
- the folD gene encoding bifunctional methylenetetrahydrofolate dehydrogenase/methenyltetrahydrofolate cyclohydrolase FolD, with amino-acid sequence MTILDGKKVSNDIKEEIAEHVKALVSKGEKVPHLAAILVGSDGASMTYVNAKVKACEKIGFKSTLIELPEYTSEEELLSKIHDLNTDDDIDGFIVQLPLPDQIDEQKVLMAVDPNKDVDGFHPTNVGKMALDLPTFLPATPYGIMELLERYQVETSGKNVVVMGRSHIVGRPMSILMSQKRKAGDATVTVVHSRSKNLKDITLKADIIVAAIGISEFLTGDMVKEDVVVIDVGITRVPDQTKKTGYRLAGDVHFESVSKKASYITPVPGGVGPMTIAMLLKNTLLARERHNL; translated from the coding sequence ATGACAATTCTAGACGGTAAAAAAGTAAGTAACGATATTAAAGAAGAAATTGCAGAACATGTAAAAGCATTAGTCTCTAAAGGAGAAAAAGTGCCACATCTTGCAGCAATTTTAGTAGGTTCAGACGGAGCAAGTATGACTTACGTTAATGCTAAAGTAAAAGCCTGTGAAAAAATAGGTTTTAAATCTACACTTATAGAATTACCAGAATACACATCAGAAGAAGAATTACTATCTAAAATACATGATTTAAATACCGATGATGACATAGATGGATTTATAGTACAACTTCCTTTGCCAGATCAAATTGACGAACAAAAGGTGTTAATGGCTGTAGACCCTAACAAAGATGTTGATGGTTTTCATCCAACAAACGTAGGTAAAATGGCTTTAGACTTACCTACATTTTTACCAGCTACACCATATGGAATTATGGAATTGTTGGAGCGCTATCAAGTAGAAACTTCAGGTAAAAATGTTGTGGTTATGGGTAGAAGCCATATTGTAGGTCGTCCAATGAGTATTTTAATGAGCCAAAAAAGAAAAGCTGGTGATGCTACTGTAACTGTAGTTCACAGTCGTTCTAAAAATTTAAAAGACATAACACTAAAAGCAGATATAATTGTTGCAGCTATTGGGATTTCTGAATTTTTAACTGGCGATATGGTAAAAGAAGATGTAGTTGTTATAGATGTTGGTATTACTCGAGTTCCAGATCAAACCAAAAAAACGGGTTACAGACTTGCTGGTGATGTTCATTTTGAAAGTGTAAGCAAAAAAGCTAGTTACATTACACCAGTACCTGGTGGAGTAGGACCAATGACGATTGCTATGCTGCTTAAGAATACACTTCTTGCAAGAGAAAGACATAACTTGTAA